Genomic window (Desulfobacterales bacterium):
AAATACATTTGACAACCATGAGCCAGTAGATATTGATTTCGGATCTCTCCGAGAAACCGCTGGTTATGGAATTAGATGGTATTCACCGATCGGGCCTATACGTCTTGAATGCGGATATATTCTTAGTCCAAAAGAAGGGGAAAGAACAACTGGAAGATGGGAATTTACAATGGGAATGGCTTTTTAAATAAAACATAAGTAAATTAAGTTATAAGGAGGATAAATGAAAAACATTAAACTCGCGATTATCGCACTATCTATGATTATTTTGTATGCCTCTGCTGGATTATGCGGAGATATTGCAAAAATTGGAATTGTTGATCTTCAAAAAATTCTTGAGTTGTCAGAAGCAGGCAAAGATGCCCAAGAAAAACTAAAAAAAGAAAAAGAAAAAATGGAAGAAGATCTTAGTTCTCGGGGAGCAGAAATAAAAAATCTTCAAGAAAAACTTGAAAGGGAATCTCTTGTTATAAGTAAAGAAGCAAAAGACGAAAAAGAAAGGGATTTACGAATAAAAATTTACGATTTTAAAACCCTTGAAAAAAAATATAGAGAAGACCTTCAGGAAATTCAAGGGAGAATCTTAAAAAAAATAAGGAACGAACTTCTTGAAGTAATTGAAGATATCGGTAAAAAAGATGGATATCTTTTAATCATGGAAAGTATCGGAGTTTTATACGCTCCAAATTCAATTGATATAACAGATAAAGTAATACAGCAATATAACCTTAATTCGTCAAAAAATAAAAACAAATAAACCTTAAAGGGGGGA
Coding sequences:
- a CDS encoding OmpH family outer membrane protein codes for the protein MKNIKLAIIALSMIILYASAGLCGDIAKIGIVDLQKILELSEAGKDAQEKLKKEKEKMEEDLSSRGAEIKNLQEKLERESLVISKEAKDEKERDLRIKIYDFKTLEKKYREDLQEIQGRILKKIRNELLEVIEDIGKKDGYLLIMESIGVLYAPNSIDITDKVIQQYNLNSSKNKNK